One genomic region from Dehalobacter restrictus DSM 9455 encodes:
- a CDS encoding (2Fe-2S) ferredoxin domain-containing protein: MKVGSLEDLKRIKEEYQKNINIEQGGQKPEGQIKILVGMGTCGISSGSRETYNTFLDEITAQNITNAKVVPVGCIGCCHSEPTVQINKSDEQPVLYGNVTKDKVREIIEQHIKNGKAVESLSLEINFDRV, translated from the coding sequence ATGAAAGTTGGTTCGTTGGAGGACTTAAAAAGAATTAAAGAAGAATACCAAAAAAATATAAATATAGAACAAGGCGGCCAAAAGCCGGAAGGACAAATCAAAATTCTTGTGGGGATGGGCACCTGCGGCATCTCATCAGGTTCAAGGGAGACCTACAATACTTTTTTGGATGAGATCACTGCCCAGAACATAACCAATGCCAAAGTTGTTCCAGTTGGCTGCATTGGCTGCTGTCACTCGGAACCAACTGTTCAGATAAATAAATCGGACGAACAACCGGTTCTCTATGGCAATGTAACCAAAGACAAGGTCCGGGAAATTATTGAGCAGCATATTAAAAACGGCAAAGCAGTTGAAAGTCTCTCTTTGGAAATAAACTTTGACCGGGTGTAA
- a CDS encoding complex I 24 kDa subunit family protein, producing the protein MTKPQAIDVMEPTNENLPREKFEELEAFINSLPTTKSALIEILHKAQNIFGYLPRDVQLFIARKLGIPGAEVFGVVSFYSYFTTKPKGKHTISVCMGTACFVKGADKIMERLKEKLGIESNGITPDGLFGLKDVRCIGTCGMAPVMMIDDKVFGRVREEDLDTILESYRRKEILV; encoded by the coding sequence ATGACTAAGCCACAGGCAATCGATGTTATGGAACCAACCAATGAAAATCTACCCAGAGAAAAATTCGAGGAACTGGAAGCTTTTATTAACAGTTTACCAACAACGAAAAGCGCTCTGATTGAAATCTTACATAAAGCCCAGAATATTTTCGGCTATTTACCGAGGGATGTACAACTTTTTATTGCCCGGAAATTAGGAATTCCGGGAGCGGAAGTATTCGGAGTCGTTAGCTTTTATTCCTACTTTACAACCAAGCCAAAGGGAAAACATACGATCAGTGTCTGTATGGGGACTGCTTGCTTTGTCAAAGGGGCGGATAAAATTATGGAAAGACTGAAAGAAAAGCTTGGCATTGAATCCAATGGAATTACACCTGACGGTCTTTTCGGTCTGAAAGATGTCCGTTGCATCGGCACTTGCGGCATGGCTCCCGTTATGATGATCGATGACAAAGTATTTGGCCGGGTGAGAGAAGAGGACCTGGATACCATCCTCGAATCATACCGCCGGAAGGAGATACTGGTATGA
- a CDS encoding prepilin peptidase encodes MIENIIISFIVLLYGLVIGSFLNVCIYRIPIGKSVVGGRSYCPHCDTLIPWYLNIPVFSYLFLRGRCKNCRGLISPVYPAVELLNGILYLIVWFTYGLSLESAFLAMLLSVLIVVSFIDWQKRVISNKLVVFLLGLSVLHGVYQSVYFGAAWYTWVIGFFAASVPLFFLSLFFPDGLGGEDIKLMAAAGLFMGPPVLLALFLGSLYAGLTALLLITVKKGSLKSEIPFGPFLSLGIFTAMIFGGQIFLFAVPV; translated from the coding sequence TTGATCGAAAATATTATCATTTCTTTCATTGTGCTACTGTATGGTTTAGTCATCGGCAGTTTTCTGAATGTGTGCATTTACCGGATTCCGATCGGGAAAAGCGTTGTTGGCGGGAGATCCTACTGCCCGCACTGTGATACGCTGATTCCGTGGTATCTGAACATCCCTGTTTTCAGCTATCTCTTTCTGCGGGGGCGCTGCAAAAACTGCCGGGGGCTGATCTCCCCGGTCTATCCCGCGGTCGAGCTGCTGAACGGGATCTTGTACCTGATTGTCTGGTTCACCTATGGACTGAGCCTGGAAAGTGCTTTTCTGGCAATGCTTTTGTCTGTGCTGATTGTCGTGTCGTTTATTGACTGGCAGAAAAGGGTGATTTCGAATAAGCTGGTCGTTTTTCTGTTGGGCTTAAGTGTTTTGCACGGCGTCTATCAGAGCGTGTATTTTGGAGCTGCGTGGTATACTTGGGTCATTGGTTTTTTTGCGGCTTCCGTACCGCTTTTTTTTCTGAGCTTATTTTTTCCCGATGGCCTAGGCGGAGAAGATATCAAGCTGATGGCTGCAGCAGGGCTTTTTATGGGCCCACCGGTGCTGTTGGCGTTATTCCTTGGTTCGTTGTACGCAGGTCTTACTGCACTGTTACTGATCACAGTCAAAAAAGGATCCCTGAAATCAGAGATTCCTTTCGGACCGTTTCTGTCCCTCGGGATATTTACTGCTATGATCTTTGGAGGGCAGATCTTTCTATTCGCTGTGCCGGTGTAA
- a CDS encoding MFS transporter, with the protein MLSEKEKKSPFIVAFAIMSVYVITMSAGNVSAALASISAAFPNVPMSTIALISTLPSLLMIPASLIAGALAGNKVKYKTIIIIGMLFYLVGGLAPVFANSMTVILIERAIFGIGFGFITPMGNALVLSVYEGNKRATMLGMGSMVMNLGAIVMQFAGGALAEIGWQYSFYSHALGILSLILVLIFLTEPPKVEQPAGAEKPKVRIRGGVLLTALLLGIYIILIFPSAILMSGFLQKNNLGGPAVAGMVLSVFTLGGMGGGFVYGPLFKAIKKYVVALGLLLGAVGYALVIYSGNIVLVAIGMAIAGASFSIVLPACYMIAGMIASPQEVALSTSVLLAAVNIFAFFSGYFISFVGAVTGDMLAMPMVWCMIGLAVASIVFIFVNPLPKPKHATVNE; encoded by the coding sequence ATGCTATCAGAAAAAGAAAAGAAAAGTCCGTTTATCGTCGCATTTGCAATTATGTCGGTATATGTCATCACCATGTCGGCCGGTAACGTTTCGGCAGCACTGGCCAGTATCTCGGCGGCGTTTCCAAACGTGCCCATGTCGACAATAGCCTTAATATCAACGTTGCCGTCTTTGTTGATGATTCCGGCATCATTGATCGCTGGTGCGTTGGCAGGGAATAAAGTTAAATACAAAACTATAATAATCATTGGTATGTTATTTTATCTTGTAGGCGGTCTTGCGCCTGTATTTGCAAATAGTATGACCGTCATTCTGATCGAAAGAGCTATATTCGGTATAGGCTTTGGCTTCATTACACCTATGGGCAATGCGCTTGTTCTCAGTGTCTACGAGGGTAACAAAAGAGCAACCATGTTGGGAATGGGATCAATGGTCATGAATTTGGGCGCAATCGTCATGCAGTTTGCGGGCGGCGCACTGGCTGAAATCGGCTGGCAATACAGTTTCTATTCACACGCGTTGGGTATTCTTTCTTTGATCCTTGTTCTGATCTTCCTGACAGAACCGCCCAAGGTTGAACAGCCTGCGGGAGCGGAGAAACCAAAGGTCAGAATTCGCGGAGGCGTTTTGCTGACAGCATTATTACTCGGCATCTATATCATTTTAATATTCCCGTCCGCCATCCTCATGTCCGGATTTCTGCAAAAGAATAATTTAGGCGGTCCTGCTGTTGCCGGTATGGTGCTGTCGGTATTCACCCTGGGCGGTATGGGTGGCGGCTTTGTTTATGGTCCTTTGTTCAAAGCCATTAAAAAATATGTCGTGGCGTTAGGCTTGCTGCTCGGTGCGGTTGGTTATGCGCTGGTCATCTATTCCGGAAATATCGTTCTCGTTGCGATAGGCATGGCGATAGCCGGCGCTTCATTCTCTATCGTATTGCCGGCCTGTTATATGATCGCCGGCATGATTGCCAGTCCCCAGGAAGTCGCGCTCAGCACATCTGTCTTGTTGGCTGCCGTCAATATCTTTGCTTTCTTTTCAGGTTACTTTATCTCTTTTGTCGGTGCTGTTACCGGAGATATGCTTGCAATGCCGATGGTATGGTGCATGATCGGACTTGCAGTAGCGAGTATTGTATTTATCTTTGTCAATCCTTTGCCGAAACCGAAGCATGCGACAGTAAACGAATAG